A window from Cydia pomonella isolate Wapato2018A chromosome 8, ilCydPomo1, whole genome shotgun sequence encodes these proteins:
- the LOC133520331 gene encoding uncharacterized protein K02A2.6-like → MFARFGLPKRVVSDNGPPFSSLELRTYFELNGIKQTLTPPYHPASNGAAENAVRSVKRALKKAVVENEDAETALSRFLFSYRNTEHSTTGREPAVALLGRRLRGRLDLLRPDASEVVREHQVASEQRRAARLRQATVGDPVMIRDYKKQNRKWTEGVVIDRQSPVSYSVKTGDGQVHKRHIDQMLQDKRKSRFSLTQVQEPLVNDDEQREVIEKENTVDEWQLAEEELKSHLPPVKSPVQNADCRMGPSSPQEVKGRTRRQAALRCIEQLQKTK, encoded by the coding sequence ATGTTTGCGCGTTTCGGTCTGCCTAAACGGGTGGTATCCGACAACGGACCGCCTTTCAGTTCACTCGAACTGAGGACATATTTTGAGCTAAATGGCATAAAACAAACCCTAACGCCGCCCTACCACCCAGCAAGCAACGGGGCAGCCGAAAATGCTGTGCGATCCGTAAAACGAGCCTTAAAAAAGGCAGTCGTTGAAAACGAAGACGCAGAAACTGCCTTGAGTAGATTTTTGTTCAGTTATCGCAACACGGAGCACAGCACAACCGGGCGAGAACCGGCGGTCGCGCTACTGGGGCGGCGGCTACGTGGACGCCTAGACCTGCTGCGCCCTGACGCTAGTGAGGTCGTGCGTGAGCATCAGGTCGCCAGTGAGCAGCGCCGAGCCGCGCGTCTACGCCAGGCTACCGTTGGAGACCCGGTCATGATCAGAGATTACAAGAAGCAGAATAGAAAATGGACGGAAGGAGTAGTTATAGACCGTCAGAGCCCCGTATCATATTCTGTCAAAACTGGAGATGGCCAGGTACACAAACGGCACATTGACCAAATGTTACAGGACAAACGCAAGTCTCGGTTTTCTCTTACTCAAGTCCAAGAGCCTTTGGTGAACGATGACGAGCAACGAGAAGTCATTGAAAAAGAGAACACAGTAGATGAATGGCAGCTTGCAGAAGAGGAACTGAAGTCGCACTTGCCCCCTGTAAAAAGTCCAGTTCAAAATGCCGACTGTAGAATGGGGCCCTCCTCGCCGCAGGAGGTCAAAGGCCGAACTAGGCGACAGGCCGCTTTGCGTTGCATAGAACAATTACAAAAAACTAAATGA